From the Pseudomonas putida genome, one window contains:
- a CDS encoding undecaprenyl-diphosphate phosphatase, with product MDFWTAFQAIILGVVEGLTEFLPISSTGHQIIVADLIGFAGERAMAFNIIIQLAAILAVVWEFRSKILEVVFGLASQPKARRFTGNLLLAFMPAVVLGVLFADLIHQYLFNPITVATALVIGGVIMLWAERRQHTVAVDHVDDMRWTQALKIGFVQCLAMIPGTSRSGSTIIGGLLFGLSRKAATEFSFFLAMPTMVGAAVYSGYKYRHLFEPSDLPVFALGFVTSFIFAMIAVRALLKFIANHSYAAFAWYRIVFGLLILATWQFGWVDWSTAHS from the coding sequence ATGGATTTTTGGACGGCCTTTCAGGCAATCATCTTAGGTGTGGTCGAGGGGCTCACGGAGTTTTTGCCGATTTCCAGTACCGGCCACCAGATCATCGTCGCCGACCTCATCGGGTTTGCTGGCGAACGGGCCATGGCGTTCAACATCATTATCCAGCTAGCGGCGATCCTGGCGGTCGTGTGGGAGTTCCGCAGCAAGATCCTCGAAGTGGTGTTCGGCCTGGCCAGCCAGCCGAAGGCCCGGCGTTTCACCGGTAACCTGTTGCTGGCGTTCATGCCGGCGGTGGTGCTGGGCGTGCTGTTCGCCGACCTGATCCACCAGTACCTGTTCAACCCGATCACCGTGGCGACGGCGCTGGTGATCGGTGGTGTGATCATGCTCTGGGCTGAGCGTCGCCAGCACACCGTGGCGGTGGACCATGTCGACGACATGCGCTGGACCCAAGCCCTGAAGATCGGCTTCGTGCAGTGCCTGGCGATGATCCCGGGTACCTCGCGCTCTGGTTCCACCATCATCGGCGGCCTGCTGTTCGGCCTGTCGCGCAAGGCGGCCACCGAGTTCTCGTTCTTCCTGGCGATGCCGACCATGGTCGGTGCGGCAGTCTATTCGGGCTACAAGTACCGCCATTTGTTCGAACCGAGCGATTTGCCGGTGTTCGCCCTCGGCTTCGTGACCTCGTTCATCTTCGCGATGATTGCCGTACGCGCGCTGCTGAAGTTCATCGCCAACCACAGCTATGCGGCCTTTGCCTGGTACCGCATCGTCTTTGGTCTGCTGATCCTGGCGACCTGGCAGTTCGGCTGGGTCGACTGGTCGACGGCGCACAGCTGA
- the pnuC gene encoding nicotinamide riboside transporter PnuC, producing the protein MSGLELIAAVLGVTAVWLTVKQNAWCWPIGLVMVLIYGWLFYEVKLYSGMLLQVAYAVLQLYGWWQWKRPDRVEDARQVSRLPARALLGGLLAGLLLSVTLGAAMASWTDAALPWLDATLTGFSLVAQLWMAQKRVQCWPLWIVVDVVYVGQYLNQQLYFTAGFFAVLTLIAVRGWLEWRRAPALVQP; encoded by the coding sequence ATGTCCGGCCTCGAACTCATCGCCGCCGTGCTCGGCGTCACCGCCGTGTGGCTCACCGTCAAGCAGAATGCCTGGTGCTGGCCGATCGGCCTGGTCATGGTGCTGATCTATGGCTGGCTGTTCTACGAAGTGAAGCTGTACTCGGGCATGCTGCTGCAAGTGGCCTACGCCGTGCTGCAGCTGTACGGCTGGTGGCAATGGAAGCGCCCGGACCGGGTCGAAGACGCTCGCCAGGTCTCGCGCCTGCCAGCCCGGGCGCTGCTCGGCGGGTTGCTGGCAGGGCTGCTGCTGAGCGTGACACTCGGTGCGGCGATGGCCAGCTGGACGGATGCGGCCCTGCCCTGGCTGGATGCCACGCTGACCGGTTTCAGCCTGGTCGCACAACTGTGGATGGCGCAGAAACGCGTGCAGTGCTGGCCACTGTGGATCGTGGTGGATGTGGTCTATGTCGGCCAATACCTGAACCAGCAGCTGTACTTCACCGCTGGTTTCTTTGCCGTGTTGACGCTGATCGCGGTACGCGGCTGGCTGGAATGGCGCCGTGCCCCTGCATTGGTGCAGCCATGA
- a CDS encoding AAA family ATPase, translated as MKVLVLCGPESSGKSWLSGEIQAHFGGIVVGEYVRHFIDQECRDTCYADIPTIARGQLAWEDQARQQAPELLILDTHLLSNMLWSRALFDACPPWLEQALLARRYDLHLLLSPQGVGWVDDGQRSQPDLADRQAFFEDSRDWLQRHGQAVQIIEGDWPQRSATALLAVQRLLEGKNPACITEC; from the coding sequence ATGAAGGTCCTGGTACTGTGCGGTCCCGAATCCAGCGGCAAAAGCTGGCTTAGCGGTGAAATCCAGGCGCATTTCGGCGGTATTGTGGTGGGCGAGTACGTACGCCACTTCATCGACCAGGAATGTCGCGACACCTGCTATGCCGATATCCCCACCATCGCCCGCGGCCAACTGGCCTGGGAAGACCAGGCCCGCCAGCAGGCACCTGAACTGCTGATTCTCGATACCCACCTGCTCAGCAACATGCTGTGGAGCCGCGCCCTGTTCGACGCTTGCCCGCCCTGGCTGGAACAGGCTTTACTTGCCCGTCGTTACGACCTGCACCTGTTGCTCAGCCCGCAGGGGGTGGGCTGGGTCGACGATGGCCAGCGTAGCCAACCGGACCTTGCCGACCGCCAGGCGTTCTTCGAGGACAGCCGTGACTGGCTGCAACGCCACGGGCAAGCGGTGCAGATCATCGAGGGGGACTGGCCACAACGCAGCGCCACAGCCCTGCTTGCAGTGCAGCGCCTGCTGGAGGGAAAAAACCCGGCCTGCATCACCGAGTGTTAA
- a CDS encoding adhesin, giving the protein MRQTLFILALLSSASALAQSPVPVINDANIDSSGAQYQGNFSVNQAAGDQQQQANARALATGHEAAASTQIRQRQLSIVDPNMGASASIQGNAFSHGNGALGVNQSAGAATQQANALRISISTQPQSIDDSVLLQQNVALINSSDPSDTSPGYRQVTTGDQAFTGSRGVIQLNQSAGVGNQTANTLSVRVAN; this is encoded by the coding sequence ATGAGGCAGACGCTGTTTATCCTGGCCCTGCTGAGCAGTGCCTCGGCGCTGGCGCAATCTCCGGTTCCGGTTATCAACGACGCCAACATCGACAGTTCCGGCGCGCAGTACCAAGGCAACTTCAGCGTTAACCAGGCCGCCGGCGATCAACAGCAACAAGCCAACGCCCGAGCACTTGCCACCGGGCACGAGGCCGCTGCTAGCACGCAAATTCGCCAGCGCCAGCTGTCCATCGTCGACCCGAACATGGGCGCCAGCGCCAGCATCCAGGGCAACGCCTTCAGCCATGGTAACGGCGCCCTGGGCGTCAACCAGAGTGCCGGCGCTGCAACCCAGCAGGCCAATGCCCTGCGCATCAGCATCAGTACACAACCGCAAAGCATCGATGACAGCGTCCTGCTGCAACAGAACGTGGCGCTGATCAACAGCTCCGATCCATCTGATACCTCACCCGGCTATCGCCAGGTCACCACCGGTGACCAGGCATTCACCGGTAGCCGCGGGGTCATTCAGCTGAATCAGAGCGCCGGGGTGGGCAACCAGACGGCAAACACCCTGAGCGTTAGGGTCGCGAACTGA
- a CDS encoding heme utilization protein, which produces MKPSMAIKPLVFAIAAVMAVAAQADQNNRRGHDNHNNHHRQMDRAVYTSATAEATDSQRSTGNTIRNEGTINEAEMSSSGTGASGNVGVNVAAGNGNQQDNAAAIANTSSDNADIDNSFVFGTSTATAEVTQRSNNNTVNNWSTQSSAVMSGSADGSSGNIGINIAGGDLNQQKNTMAIANNAAAIGNSSATASADQNGPGLEVNNRADRTYTIDTLSFTTSSSGSASRSGSFDASVDKSSSSSYSASGSQSASASGSKSSSSSGSSSMTASGSNSSSSSGSNSMNASGSNNWAANGSSSRDHSSSSNTTVSASLDASANGSASSSQTFGNFTRSRSSDFDASLSASLDASIDKSHDSSSNSSFDKSLSSSFDRAYDSSYDRSHDSSYDKARDTSYEKANASAWEKASASAYDKAGEKASQSSDSISKSFSESSEYALSNTVSFQVLTPTGWANPVTNTATLSGSVNGGSGNLGVNVAAGVGNQQSNSLAISNTSM; this is translated from the coding sequence ATGAAACCCTCGATGGCAATCAAGCCTCTGGTTTTCGCAATTGCTGCGGTCATGGCTGTTGCTGCACAAGCGGATCAGAACAATCGTCGTGGTCACGACAACCATAACAACCACCACCGGCAAATGGACAGGGCGGTCTACACCAGCGCCACCGCTGAAGCGACCGACTCCCAAAGAAGCACCGGCAACACCATTCGTAACGAAGGCACCATCAACGAAGCTGAAATGAGCAGCTCCGGCACCGGCGCCAGCGGCAACGTAGGTGTCAACGTGGCCGCCGGTAACGGCAACCAGCAGGACAACGCTGCGGCCATCGCCAACACTTCGTCCGATAATGCCGACATCGACAACAGCTTCGTGTTCGGCACCTCCACTGCTACCGCTGAAGTTACCCAGCGCAGCAACAACAACACTGTCAACAACTGGTCGACGCAGAGCTCTGCGGTCATGAGCGGCTCGGCTGACGGCAGCAGCGGCAACATTGGTATCAACATCGCTGGCGGCGACCTGAACCAGCAGAAAAATACCATGGCCATCGCCAACAACGCTGCGGCTATCGGTAACTCGAGCGCCACCGCCTCGGCCGATCAGAACGGCCCTGGTCTGGAGGTGAACAACCGTGCCGACCGCACCTACACCATCGACACGCTGAGCTTCACCACTTCTTCGAGTGGTTCGGCCTCGCGTAGCGGTTCGTTCGATGCCAGCGTCGACAAGAGCTCCAGCTCGAGTTACAGCGCATCGGGCAGCCAGAGCGCCAGTGCCAGCGGCAGCAAAAGCAGCAGCTCCAGCGGCTCTAGCAGCATGACTGCCAGCGGCTCCAACAGCAGCAGCTCCAGCGGCAGCAACAGCATGAACGCCAGCGGCTCCAACAACTGGGCTGCAAACGGCTCGTCCAGCCGCGACCACAGCTCGTCCTCCAACACCACGGTTAGCGCATCGCTCGATGCCAGCGCCAATGGCAGCGCATCGTCGTCGCAAACCTTCGGCAACTTCACTCGCTCGCGCAGCTCGGACTTCGACGCATCGCTCAGTGCATCGCTGGATGCATCGATCGACAAGTCGCATGACTCGTCCAGCAACTCGTCGTTCGACAAGTCGCTCAGCTCGTCCTTCGACAGAGCCTATGACTCTTCGTATGACCGTAGCCATGACTCGTCCTATGACAAGGCTCGCGATACTTCCTACGAGAAGGCCAACGCCTCGGCTTGGGAAAAAGCCAGTGCCTCGGCCTACGACAAAGCCGGCGAAAAAGCTTCGCAGTCGTCGGACAGCATCTCGAAGAGCTTCAGCGAGTCTAGCGAGTACGCTCTGAGCAACACCGTGTCGTTCCAAGTGCTGACCCCGACCGGCTGGGCCAACCCTGTGACCAACACCGCTACCCTGAGTGGTTCGGTGAACGGTGGCAGCGGCAACCTGGGCGTGAACGTGGCAGCAGGTGTGGGCAACCAGCAAAGCAACTCGCTGGCCATCTCCAACACCTCGATGTAA
- a CDS encoding C39 family peptidase has translation MRIIALAILLCIASVGEASQMPLSVLPGGAVIYKPIQSIRERKFADLVQQKTDFSCGAASLATILRQAYWLDVDEHQVIEGMLAHANEDLVRTQGFSMLDMKKYVESLGMRARGYKVAPDTLHSIRIPVVVLLDIRGYKHFVVMQKVDRGWVYIGDPVLGHKRFKLDDFVKGWNGIIFAVIGQGYDKNNVLLDPPLPLSAKNRISNFQPVQDAELMDFGFIQSDFF, from the coding sequence ATGCGCATTATCGCCTTGGCAATTCTGTTGTGCATCGCCAGTGTCGGCGAAGCCTCGCAGATGCCGTTGTCCGTGCTGCCGGGTGGTGCAGTGATCTACAAACCGATCCAGAGCATTCGCGAACGCAAGTTCGCCGACCTGGTGCAACAGAAGACCGATTTCAGCTGCGGTGCAGCGTCGCTGGCGACCATCCTGCGCCAGGCCTACTGGCTGGATGTGGATGAACACCAGGTGATCGAGGGCATGCTCGCCCACGCCAACGAAGACCTGGTTCGTACCCAAGGGTTTTCCATGCTCGACATGAAAAAGTATGTGGAAAGCCTGGGCATGCGTGCACGCGGCTACAAAGTAGCCCCCGACACCCTGCACAGCATCCGCATTCCAGTGGTCGTGCTGTTGGATATCCGTGGCTACAAGCATTTCGTGGTGATGCAGAAGGTCGACAGAGGCTGGGTGTACATCGGCGACCCGGTGCTCGGCCACAAACGCTTCAAGCTCGATGATTTCGTCAAAGGCTGGAACGGCATCATCTTCGCTGTCATCGGCCAGGGCTATGACAAGAACAATGTCCTCCTCGACCCACCGCTGCCGCTGAGCGCCAAGAACCGCATCAGCAACTTCCAGCCGGTGCAGGACGCAGAGTTGATGGACTTCGGTTTCATTCAAAGCGACTTCTTCTAA
- a CDS encoding LTA synthase family protein: MAKRKVFVNNLQGPPRTRLLALATLVLVIPLLVRALLGWSSPYGYLSDLALGSLLVLVLHRRAWWLALPVLLAWAALWVASAELVSAVGRLPNSADLGYLFDPQFMENSTGGGLAHAWLPVLLAGGLLAWLASAWHSRRQSGEKLPRKAWAVPALLFAAHWGSQHLAPSDADQWRQYNLPHQLLTAATGDLQRKVQHWAGQTPIVTPLPSAGLTQHDLSGQSLLTAPGRARNLLLITLEGIPGAYVRPNRQALHSRFDEDLMPKLSHWAERGMNTPDYVLHTHQTIRGLYAMLCGDYDKLANGTPKGVELLTQQQRNQACLPAQLRQAGFTTHYLQGAGLRFMAKDRIMPHIGFDSVHGLEWFSNNNYLEFPWGKDDRAFFEGALDYVGQLRQQDRPWMLTLLTVGTHQPYSAPEEYLQRYDTAKQAAVAYLDDAIGAFLDNLDRQGVLKDTLVVITSDESHGIDGVRLASSWGFNLTLAPEQAELPRIKNGTYGHIDLATSLLDYFALPIPVALGGRSLYRDYDSGREMISYTNGMLRYHDGKGIFTECDFQQRCRRYDSPGFIADKARYLGPGDGTLGAQIGALAGVLDQSLLQTPLNLRYQFGGPSAIQLQARIRDDWADNLIGAQYLEMPEGSHTRVRIKVRSLDPQHAAYIQLKAKELEQDVPLGLPEEIRVTADKPLEMEFGFDNPTMRKAFSFHLLGYGGGEVEVSDFSVITALPGEEEPLEDLSDGHIAQSS, from the coding sequence ATGGCAAAAAGGAAAGTTTTCGTGAATAACCTGCAAGGCCCACCACGTACCCGGCTTCTCGCCTTGGCAACCCTGGTGCTGGTGATTCCACTGCTCGTGCGCGCCCTGCTGGGCTGGTCCAGCCCGTATGGCTACCTGTCGGACCTGGCGCTGGGCAGCCTGCTGGTGCTGGTGTTGCATCGCCGCGCGTGGTGGCTGGCGCTGCCGGTTCTGCTGGCCTGGGCCGCGCTTTGGGTAGCTTCGGCCGAATTGGTCAGTGCAGTCGGCAGGTTGCCTAACAGCGCCGACCTCGGCTATTTGTTCGATCCGCAGTTCATGGAAAACTCCACCGGCGGCGGCCTGGCCCATGCCTGGCTGCCCGTATTGCTGGCGGGCGGCCTGCTGGCTTGGCTGGCGAGCGCCTGGCACAGCCGCAGGCAATCTGGTGAGAAACTCCCGCGCAAGGCCTGGGCCGTCCCGGCGCTGCTGTTCGCGGCCCACTGGGGCAGCCAGCACCTGGCACCCAGCGACGCCGACCAGTGGCGCCAGTACAACCTTCCCCATCAGTTGCTGACTGCCGCCACCGGCGACCTGCAGCGCAAGGTCCAGCACTGGGCCGGTCAGACGCCCATCGTCACGCCGCTACCCAGTGCAGGCCTGACCCAGCATGACCTGAGCGGGCAATCGCTGCTGACTGCGCCGGGTCGCGCCCGCAACCTGCTGCTGATCACTTTGGAAGGCATCCCGGGCGCCTACGTGCGCCCCAACCGCCAGGCCCTGCACAGCCGTTTCGACGAAGACCTGATGCCCAAGCTCAGCCACTGGGCCGAACGTGGCATGAACACCCCCGACTACGTATTGCATACCCACCAGACCATCCGCGGCCTGTATGCGATGCTGTGCGGCGACTACGACAAGCTGGCCAACGGCACGCCGAAAGGTGTCGAACTGCTCACCCAGCAACAGCGCAACCAGGCCTGCCTGCCGGCGCAGCTGCGCCAGGCCGGGTTCACCACGCACTACCTGCAAGGCGCCGGCCTGCGCTTCATGGCCAAGGACCGGATCATGCCGCATATCGGCTTTGACTCGGTGCACGGGCTGGAGTGGTTCAGCAACAACAACTACCTGGAATTCCCGTGGGGCAAGGATGATCGGGCCTTCTTCGAAGGCGCCCTGGATTATGTCGGCCAGTTGCGCCAGCAGGACCGCCCTTGGATGCTCACCCTGCTCACCGTGGGCACTCACCAGCCCTACTCCGCCCCCGAGGAATACCTGCAGCGCTACGACACCGCCAAGCAAGCGGCGGTCGCCTACCTCGATGATGCAATCGGCGCCTTCCTGGACAACCTCGATCGCCAGGGCGTGCTCAAGGACACCCTGGTGGTGATCACCTCGGACGAATCCCACGGTATCGACGGCGTGCGCCTGGCCTCGTCCTGGGGCTTCAACCTGACCCTGGCACCCGAGCAGGCAGAACTGCCGCGCATCAAGAACGGGACCTACGGCCACATCGACTTGGCCACCTCCCTGCTCGACTACTTTGCCCTGCCAATCCCGGTCGCCCTTGGCGGGCGCTCGCTGTACCGTGATTACGACAGCGGCCGGGAGATGATTTCCTACACCAACGGCATGCTGCGCTACCACGACGGCAAGGGCATCTTCACCGAGTGCGACTTCCAGCAGCGCTGCCGCCGCTACGACAGCCCGGGGTTCATCGCCGACAAAGCCCGCTATCTCGGCCCCGGCGACGGTACCCTCGGCGCACAGATCGGCGCGCTGGCCGGGGTGCTCGACCAGTCCCTGCTGCAAACACCACTCAACCTGCGCTACCAGTTCGGCGGCCCGTCCGCCATCCAGTTGCAGGCACGCATTCGCGACGACTGGGCAGACAACCTGATCGGCGCACAGTACCTGGAAATGCCCGAGGGTTCGCACACCCGGGTGCGGATCAAAGTACGTTCGCTGGACCCTCAACACGCCGCCTATATCCAGCTCAAGGCCAAGGAACTGGAGCAGGATGTACCGCTGGGGTTGCCCGAAGAGATCCGGGTGACGGCCGACAAACCGCTGGAAATGGAATTCGGCTTCGATAACCCGACTATGCGCAAGGCGTTTTCCTTCCACTTGCTCGGTTATGGCGGCGGCGAGGTCGAGGTCAGTGACTTCAGCGTGATCACCGCGCTACCGGGCGAAGAAGAGCCGCTGGAAGACTTGTCTGACGGGCATATCGCCCAATCCAGCTGA
- a CDS encoding sigma-54 dependent transcriptional regulator, whose protein sequence is MHETAALRRLLIVDPCDDCHRLLPGLESAGWEVHSCSLDQALEHRCDIGLLRLQASHLRHPDAVKDMIKRSNTEWIAVLNAEQLRMQNVGDFVCEWFFDFHTLPFDFSRVLVTLGRAFGMARLRGKGAVRVDGLEHELLGDSRPILELRKLLGKLAPTESPVLIRGESGTGKELVARTLHRQSQRSEMPFIAINCGAIPENLIQSELFGHEKGAFTGAHQRKVGRIEAAHGGTLFLDEIGDLPLELQANLLRFLQEKHIERVGGSQPIPVDVRVLAATHVDLEKAIEHGRFREDLYYRLNVLQVVTAPLRDRHGDLSMLANHFSHFYSLETGRRPRSFSDHALAAMGRHNWPGNVRELANRVRRGLVLAEGRQIEAQDLGLQGLEQEEQPLGTLEDYKHRAERQALCDVLDRHSNNMSIAAKALGVSRPTFYRLLHKHQIR, encoded by the coding sequence ATGCACGAGACTGCCGCCCTGCGTCGCTTGCTCATCGTCGACCCCTGCGACGATTGTCACCGTCTGTTACCCGGCCTGGAGAGCGCCGGCTGGGAGGTTCACAGCTGTAGCCTGGACCAGGCTTTGGAGCACCGTTGTGATATTGGCCTGTTGCGCCTGCAGGCGTCGCACCTGCGCCATCCTGATGCGGTCAAGGACATGATCAAGCGCAGCAACACCGAGTGGATTGCCGTGCTCAACGCCGAGCAGTTGCGCATGCAGAATGTCGGTGATTTTGTCTGCGAGTGGTTTTTCGACTTTCACACCTTGCCGTTCGACTTCTCCCGCGTATTGGTGACGCTGGGGCGGGCGTTCGGCATGGCTCGCCTGCGTGGCAAGGGCGCGGTGAGGGTGGATGGGCTGGAACATGAGCTGCTCGGTGACAGCCGGCCGATCCTGGAATTGCGCAAATTGCTCGGCAAGCTGGCCCCTACGGAGTCCCCCGTGCTGATCCGCGGCGAGAGCGGCACCGGCAAGGAACTGGTGGCGCGCACGTTGCACCGCCAATCACAGCGTAGCGAAATGCCGTTCATCGCCATCAACTGTGGGGCCATACCTGAGAACCTGATCCAGTCCGAGTTGTTCGGGCATGAGAAAGGCGCCTTCACCGGCGCCCATCAGCGCAAGGTAGGGCGGATCGAGGCGGCCCATGGCGGCACCTTGTTCCTTGACGAAATTGGCGACCTGCCCCTGGAGTTGCAGGCCAATTTGCTGCGTTTCCTGCAGGAAAAGCACATCGAGCGGGTAGGGGGGAGCCAGCCGATACCGGTGGATGTGCGGGTACTGGCGGCCACCCATGTGGACCTGGAGAAGGCCATCGAGCATGGGCGTTTTCGCGAAGACTTGTACTACCGGCTCAACGTGCTGCAGGTGGTGACTGCACCGCTGCGCGACCGCCATGGCGACCTGTCGATGCTGGCCAACCACTTTTCGCACTTCTACAGCCTGGAAACAGGTCGCAGGCCGCGGTCATTCAGCGACCACGCGCTGGCGGCGATGGGGCGCCACAACTGGCCGGGCAATGTGCGCGAGTTGGCCAACCGGGTCAGGCGCGGGCTGGTGCTGGCCGAAGGGCGTCAGATCGAGGCCCAGGACCTTGGCCTGCAGGGACTGGAGCAGGAAGAGCAGCCCCTGGGCACGCTGGAAGATTACAAGCACCGGGCGGAGCGCCAGGCGCTGTGCGATGTGCTGGACCGGCACAGCAACAATATGAGCATTGCCGCGAAGGCGCTTGGGGTATCACGACCGACGTTCTACCGGCTGCTGCACAAGCACCAGATCCGTTGA
- a CDS encoding vWA domain-containing protein — protein sequence MPRAGKLAGASRGRARGASSGRVAWLPTLLKGRPKLRQDLCWQQRQAQANELWLVIVDASASTRRHQALAQCKGLLAELFDQAYRQRARLALLTASGGAPQWQRHGLKASASLQPWLQALGAGGGTPLIAALEQARRWLQARQKAHPHELQRCLVFTDGRLQRWQAVHPMPCATVLVDMELAPVRLGRAQQLATELQADYQHLEQFKVME from the coding sequence ATGCCCCGTGCCGGAAAACTGGCGGGTGCCAGCCGTGGCCGCGCCCGTGGGGCATCCTCTGGCCGGGTGGCCTGGCTGCCGACCTTGCTCAAGGGGCGCCCGAAGCTGCGCCAGGACCTTTGCTGGCAGCAGCGCCAGGCCCAGGCCAACGAACTATGGCTGGTGATCGTCGACGCCTCGGCTTCTACACGGCGTCATCAGGCCCTGGCGCAGTGCAAGGGCCTGCTGGCCGAATTGTTCGACCAGGCCTATCGGCAACGCGCCCGTCTTGCCCTGCTGACGGCCAGCGGTGGTGCACCGCAATGGCAGCGCCATGGCCTCAAGGCGTCGGCAAGCTTGCAGCCTTGGTTGCAGGCCCTGGGGGCTGGCGGCGGCACGCCTTTGATCGCAGCACTGGAGCAGGCACGGCGCTGGCTGCAGGCCCGGCAGAAAGCCCATCCCCATGAGTTGCAGCGCTGCCTGGTGTTCACCGATGGTCGCCTGCAGCGTTGGCAGGCCGTGCACCCCATGCCATGCGCCACCGTATTGGTGGACATGGAATTGGCGCCAGTTCGCCTGGGCCGGGCACAACAGTTGGCCACGGAACTACAGGCCGACTATCAGCATCTTGAGCAATTCAAGGTAATGGAGTGA
- a CDS encoding ATP-binding protein, whose amino-acid sequence MSEPVQFPLAAVVGAEDLKLALCLTAIDPKIGGVLIEGPRGMAKSTLARGLADLLGEGPFVTLPLGASEERLVGTLDLNAALGQGKAQFSPGVLAHADGGVLYVDEVNLLPDTLVDLLLDVAASGTNRIERDGISHRHSARFVLIGTMNPEEGELRPQLLDRFGLNVALDGLPAPEARQQIIRRRLAFDSDPQAFCEQWASAQAQLRARCQAARQRLAAIALDDQALAWITERCFAAGVDGLRADLVWLRAARAHCAWRGGQAIEEGDVDAVAEFALRHRRRTAPDAPATAPPGAADGSDRQGEGGQGDWGALPAQPVSSGARREVPNWAKKP is encoded by the coding sequence ATGAGTGAACCCGTACAATTTCCACTGGCAGCCGTGGTCGGTGCCGAGGACCTCAAACTGGCCCTGTGCCTGACCGCCATCGACCCGAAGATCGGTGGCGTGCTTATCGAAGGCCCACGCGGCATGGCCAAGAGTACCCTGGCTCGCGGCCTGGCCGACTTGCTGGGCGAGGGCCCGTTCGTGACCTTGCCGCTGGGGGCGAGTGAAGAGCGCTTGGTCGGCACGCTAGACCTGAATGCCGCGCTCGGCCAAGGCAAGGCGCAGTTTTCCCCTGGCGTGCTCGCCCACGCCGATGGCGGCGTGCTGTATGTCGATGAAGTCAATCTGCTGCCCGATACCTTGGTCGACCTGTTGCTGGATGTGGCCGCCAGTGGCACCAACCGCATCGAGCGTGACGGTATTTCCCATCGGCACAGTGCCCGTTTCGTCCTCATCGGCACCATGAACCCCGAGGAAGGCGAGTTGCGCCCGCAGCTGCTCGACCGCTTCGGCCTGAATGTGGCGCTCGATGGCCTGCCAGCCCCGGAGGCACGCCAGCAGATCATTCGCCGGCGGTTGGCCTTCGACAGCGACCCGCAGGCGTTCTGCGAGCAGTGGGCCAGCGCCCAGGCGCAACTGCGCGCGCGCTGCCAGGCGGCGCGCCAGAGGCTGGCGGCTATTGCCCTGGACGATCAGGCCCTGGCCTGGATCACCGAGCGTTGTTTCGCCGCCGGCGTCGATGGCCTGCGTGCCGACCTGGTCTGGCTGCGCGCGGCCCGCGCCCATTGCGCCTGGCGCGGTGGCCAGGCGATCGAGGAGGGTGATGTCGACGCCGTCGCCGAATTTGCCTTGCGCCATCGCCGGCGTACCGCGCCCGATGCGCCAGCCACTGCGCCACCCGGCGCAGCGGACGGCAGCGACCGGCAGGGCGAAGGCGGGCAGGGCGATTGGGGCGCGCTGCCCGCGCAGCCTGTCAGCAGCGGTGCAAGGCGAGAGGTGCCGAACTGGGCAAAAAAGCCCTGA